A single window of Larimichthys crocea isolate SSNF chromosome XII, L_crocea_2.0, whole genome shotgun sequence DNA harbors:
- the ano8a gene encoding anoctamin-8 isoform X3 translates to MQAASTGAADTDATVNSSSSSSSSSSSSTTDFDGSDGAGERMERTVPTSDQQDRTNNHQQQQQQQQQTSLSPSAVLDKLFGKRLLQARHYIMSRKSWLKMVPTENCDILMTFPDAIDDHTLLWLLNQIRVGIPQVSIQVRQHKHTQTHAFFITTTFESLLRGAEQMGMHKAVKPHFGGGMRRFSCDEDNIYENIESELCFFTSQERQSIIKYWLDNLRAKQGEVLHNIHFLEGQPIIPELVARGVIHQMFPLHEQRILNQLMTSWVQAVCERQPLDDICDYFGVKIGMYFAWLGFYTNSMLYPAVIGFLLWILAEADQTSQDICCVVFALFNVVWATLFLERWKRREAELAYRWGTLDTPAESLEEPRPQFRGVKRCSPITGCEEFYYPPWKRALFRWLVSLPICLLCLCFVFLAMLLCLELQEVVMEIQELPSITRFIPKILLALTVSVCDEVYKKIAYWLNDMENYRLQSAYENNLIIKMVFFEFINSYLSLFYIGFYLKDMERLKEMLATLLIFRQFLQNIKEVLQPYLYEQNKLGVFTPKVLWELLQAIMLKYGRLALGKAQASMTAYSFLGPKGIPVSHTANGNPEPRRRGDLKAGFRLTEEEWDMNDSNLKQRKVSFTEKVDYQDVTTETQTVYDSFLEDSPTMVEEGMDPSSIFDSCDEDSDCESLTQESDSLCQRRKNVGEGKEDKKSWIDPPEEPKTVAMTQAEIESCMQTYEDTLQDYQEMFIQFGYVVLFSSAFPLAAMCALINNIIEIRSDALKLCTGLRRPFGQRVENIGQWQTAMEAMGVIAILVNCYLIGQCGQLQRLFPWLSPEMTIISIVLLEHFAILLKYIIHVAIPDIPGWVAEEMAKLEYRRREAFKKHEQQAQQHFQQQLRRRREEEELHRQAELQAEARQESDYHKADAQHQHHHDKTPGGKPGDKPKRPSSLLGNNNVMKLKQIIPLQGKFSSGTSRSPAQSPTGGEAKLPGFLKFLKSPEVKKEPAVAVGGTPGSTVSSSVPPSGQERSQSPNRTFSPGKLFSFSKSEGTVVCVNGTQPTMQPANTQLNRADLNTSLEELPSNESDRGESRPLTDLENSGSKS, encoded by the exons ATAAATTGTTTGGGAAGCGTCTTCTGCAGGCCCGACACTACATTATGTCTCGGAAGTCCTGGCTGAAGATGGTGCCCACTGAAAACTGTGATATCCTGATGACATTCCCAG ATGCAATAGATGACCACACTCTGCTGTGGCTCCTGAATCAGATTCGCGTTGGAATCCCACAAGTCAGCATTCAGGTTCGACAGCATAAACACACCCAGACGCACGCGTTCTTCATCACGACAACGTTCGAGAG cTTACTGCGGGGAGCAGAGCAGATGGGCATGCACAAGGCCGTCAAACCGCATTTTGGTGGCGGGATGCGGCGTTTTTCCTGTGATGAAGACAACATCTATGAGAACATAGAGAGCGAGCTCTGCTTTTTTACATCACAG GAGCGTCAGAGCATCATAAAGTATTGGCTGGACAACCTGCGAGCCAAACAGGGGGAGGTGCTTCACAACATTCACTTCCTGGAGGGACAGCCAATCA TTCCAGAGTTAGTGGCTCGAGGGGTGATCCATCAAATGTTTCCCCTTCATGAGCAGAGGATCCTCAACCAGCTGATGACATCTTGGGTCCAGGCCGTGTGTGAAAGGCAGCCCCTGG ATGATATCTGTGACTACTTTGGAGTGAAGATCGGCATGTATTTTGCCTGGCTGGGTTTCTACACTAACTCCATGCTTTACCCTGCTGTCATTGGCTTTCTGCTCTGGATACTCGCAGAGGCTGATCAG ACCAGTCAGGATATCTGCTGTGTGGTTTTTGCCCTCTTCAACGTTGTGTGGGCGACATTGTTTCTGGAGCGCTGGAAGAGGCGAGAGGCAGAGCTGGCCTACAGGTGGGGAACCCTGGACACCCCCGCTGAGTCTTTGGAGGAGCCCAGGCCACAGTTCAGG GGCGTGAAGCGCTGCAGTCCCATTACGGGCTGTGAGGAGTTCTACTACCCGCCCTGGAAAAGAGCTTTGTTCAGATGGCTGGTCAGCCTGCCCATctgcctcctctgtctctgttttgtcttcCTCGCTATGCTCCTCTGCCTGGAACTGCAG GAAGTGGTGATGGAGATTCAAGAGCTACCTAGTATCACAAGATTCATTCCTAAGATACTTTTGGCGCTTACTGTAAGCGTATGTGATGAAGTCTATAAGAAGATTGCCTACTGGCTTAATGATATGG AGAACTACAGACTTCAGAGTGCCTACGAGAACAATCTTATCATCAAGATGGTTTTT tttgaatTCATCAATTCTTACCTTAGCCTTTTCTACATCGGTTTCTACCTCAAGGACATGGAGCGACTTAAGGAG ATGCTAGCCACTCTACTGATCTTCCGCCAGTTCCTACAGAACATCAAAGAGGTCCTCCAGCCTTATCTCTATGAGCAAAACAAGCTGGGTGTCTTCACCCCAAAGGTGCTGTGGGAGCTACTGCAAGCCATCATGCTCAAATATGGCCGCCTGGCTCTGGGAAAGGCCCAAGCTTCAATGACAGCCTATTCCTTCCTGGGTCCCAAAGGGATCCCTGTCAGTCACACTGCTAATGGTAACCCAGAgccaagaagaagaggagatctGAAAGCTGGATTCAGACTGACGGAGGAAGAGTGGGACATGAATGACAGCAATCTGAAACAACGTAAAGTAAGCTTCACAGAGAAGGTCGACTACCAGGACGTCACGACAGAAACGCAGACAGTGTATGACAGCTTCCTCGAGGACAGTCCGACAATGGTAGAGGAAGGGATGGATCCGTCCAGCATTTTTGACAGTTGCGATGAGGACAGCGATTGTGAATCACTGACTCAA GAATCTGACTCTCTCTGTCAGAGAAGAAAGAATGTAGGTGAAGGGAAAGAGGATAAAAAGTCATGGATTGATCCACCAGAAGAACCCAAAACCGTCGCTATGACCCAGGCCGAGATTGAGAGCTGTATGCAGACGTACGAG GACACGCTTCAGGACTACCAGGAAATGTTCATTCAGTTCGGCTACGTGGTGCTCTTCTCCTCAGCGTTTCCCCTGGCGGCCATGTGTGCTCTTATCAACAACATCATCGAGATCCGCAGCGACGCCCTGAAGCTCTGTACCGGCCTGCGGAGACCTTTCGGACAGAGGGTGGAGAACATTGGACAATGGCAG ACTGCAATGGAGGCCATGGGTGTGATAGCCATTTTAGTTAACTGTTACCTGATTGGTCAGTGTGGGCAGCTACAGCGTCTCTTCCCCTGGTTGAGTCCTGAGATGACCATCATCTCCATCGTCTTACTGGAG CACTTTGCAATCCTCCTAAAGTACATCATCCATGTTGCCATCCCTGATATCCCTGGCTGGGTAGCAGAAGAAATGGCCAAGCTAGAGTACCGACGAAGGGAAGCTTTCAAG AAGCATGAGCAGCAGGCTCAGCAGCACTTCCAACAGCAGCTCAGACGCCGTCGTGAAGAGGAAGAGCTCCATCGTCAGGCTGAGCTGCAGGCCGAGGCCCGTCAGGAGAGCGACTATCACAAGGCAGACGCtcagcaccagcaccaccacgACAAAACGCCGGGAGGCAAGCCAGGGGACAAGCCCAAGAGACCCAGCTCTCTGCTGGGAAACAACAATGTGATGAAGCTAAAGCAGATTATCCCTCTCCAGGGGAAGTTCTCGTCTGGCACGTCACGCTCACCAGCCCAGTCCCCAACAGGTGGTGAGGCAAAGCTGCCAGGATTTCTGAAGTTCTTGAAGTCGCCTGAGGTGAAAAAGGAGCCAGCAGTGGCAGTTGGAGGAACCCCAGGTTCAACAGTGAGCTCATCGGTGCCCCCTAGTGGCCAGGAGAGGTCACAGTCCCCTAACAGGACATTCAGTCCTGGGAAGCTGTTTAGTTTTAGCAAATCAGAGGggactgtggtgtgtgtgaatgggacACAACCAACGATGCAGCCTGCTAACACTCAGCTGAACAGAGCTGACTTAAACACATCCCTGGAGGAATTGCCTTCCAATGAGTCAGATAGAGGAGAATCAAGACCGCTGACTGATTTAGAAAACTCTGGCTCAAAGAGTTAA
- the ano8a gene encoding anoctamin-8 isoform X2, protein MQAASTGAADTDATVNSSSSSSSSSSSSTTDFDGSDGAGERMERTVPTSDQQDRTNNHQQQQQQQQQTSLSPSAVLDKLFGKRLLQARHYIMSRKSWLKMVPTENCDILMTFPDAIDDHTLLWLLNQIRVGIPQVSIQVRQHKHTQTHAFFITTTFESLLRGAEQMGMHKAVKPHFGGGMRRFSCDEDNIYENIESELCFFTSQERQSIIKYWLDNLRAKQGEVLHNIHFLEGQPIIPELVARGVIHQMFPLHEQRILNQLMTSWVQAVCERQPLDDICDYFGVKIGMYFAWLGFYTNSMLYPAVIGFLLWILAEADQTSQDICCVVFALFNVVWATLFLERWKRREAELAYRWGTLDTPAESLEEPRPQFRGVKRCSPITGCEEFYYPPWKRALFRWLVSLPICLLCLCFVFLAMLLCLELQEVVMEIQELPSITRFIPKILLALTVSVCDEVYKKIAYWLNDMENYRLQSAYENNLIIKMVFFEFINSYLSLFYIGFYLKDMERLKEMLATLLIFRQFLQNIKEVLQPYLYEQNKLGVFTPKVLWELLQAIMLKYGRLALGKAQASMTAYSFLGPKGIPVSHTANGNPEPRRRGDLKAGFRLTEEEWDMNDSNLKQRKVSFTEKVDYQDVTTETQTVYDSFLEDSPTMVEEGMDPSSIFDSCDEDSDCESLTQQVTKENATVSSPKESDSLCQRRKNVGEGKEDKKSWIDPPEEPKTVAMTQAEIESCMQTYEDTLQDYQEMFIQFGYVVLFSSAFPLAAMCALINNIIEIRSDALKLCTGLRRPFGQRVENIGQWQTAMEAMGVIAILVNCYLIGQCGQLQRLFPWLSPEMTIISIVLLEHFAILLKYIIHVAIPDIPGWVAEEMAKLEYRRREAFKHEQQAQQHFQQQLRRRREEEELHRQAELQAEARQESDYHKADAQHQHHHDKTPGGKPGDKPKRPSSLLGNNNVMKLKQIIPLQGKFSSGTSRSPAQSPTGGEAKLPGFLKFLKSPEVKKEPAVAVGGTPGSTVSSSVPPSGQERSQSPNRTFSPGKLFSFSKSEGTVVCVNGTQPTMQPANTQLNRADLNTSLEELPSNESDRGESRPLTDLENSGSKS, encoded by the exons ATAAATTGTTTGGGAAGCGTCTTCTGCAGGCCCGACACTACATTATGTCTCGGAAGTCCTGGCTGAAGATGGTGCCCACTGAAAACTGTGATATCCTGATGACATTCCCAG ATGCAATAGATGACCACACTCTGCTGTGGCTCCTGAATCAGATTCGCGTTGGAATCCCACAAGTCAGCATTCAGGTTCGACAGCATAAACACACCCAGACGCACGCGTTCTTCATCACGACAACGTTCGAGAG cTTACTGCGGGGAGCAGAGCAGATGGGCATGCACAAGGCCGTCAAACCGCATTTTGGTGGCGGGATGCGGCGTTTTTCCTGTGATGAAGACAACATCTATGAGAACATAGAGAGCGAGCTCTGCTTTTTTACATCACAG GAGCGTCAGAGCATCATAAAGTATTGGCTGGACAACCTGCGAGCCAAACAGGGGGAGGTGCTTCACAACATTCACTTCCTGGAGGGACAGCCAATCA TTCCAGAGTTAGTGGCTCGAGGGGTGATCCATCAAATGTTTCCCCTTCATGAGCAGAGGATCCTCAACCAGCTGATGACATCTTGGGTCCAGGCCGTGTGTGAAAGGCAGCCCCTGG ATGATATCTGTGACTACTTTGGAGTGAAGATCGGCATGTATTTTGCCTGGCTGGGTTTCTACACTAACTCCATGCTTTACCCTGCTGTCATTGGCTTTCTGCTCTGGATACTCGCAGAGGCTGATCAG ACCAGTCAGGATATCTGCTGTGTGGTTTTTGCCCTCTTCAACGTTGTGTGGGCGACATTGTTTCTGGAGCGCTGGAAGAGGCGAGAGGCAGAGCTGGCCTACAGGTGGGGAACCCTGGACACCCCCGCTGAGTCTTTGGAGGAGCCCAGGCCACAGTTCAGG GGCGTGAAGCGCTGCAGTCCCATTACGGGCTGTGAGGAGTTCTACTACCCGCCCTGGAAAAGAGCTTTGTTCAGATGGCTGGTCAGCCTGCCCATctgcctcctctgtctctgttttgtcttcCTCGCTATGCTCCTCTGCCTGGAACTGCAG GAAGTGGTGATGGAGATTCAAGAGCTACCTAGTATCACAAGATTCATTCCTAAGATACTTTTGGCGCTTACTGTAAGCGTATGTGATGAAGTCTATAAGAAGATTGCCTACTGGCTTAATGATATGG AGAACTACAGACTTCAGAGTGCCTACGAGAACAATCTTATCATCAAGATGGTTTTT tttgaatTCATCAATTCTTACCTTAGCCTTTTCTACATCGGTTTCTACCTCAAGGACATGGAGCGACTTAAGGAG ATGCTAGCCACTCTACTGATCTTCCGCCAGTTCCTACAGAACATCAAAGAGGTCCTCCAGCCTTATCTCTATGAGCAAAACAAGCTGGGTGTCTTCACCCCAAAGGTGCTGTGGGAGCTACTGCAAGCCATCATGCTCAAATATGGCCGCCTGGCTCTGGGAAAGGCCCAAGCTTCAATGACAGCCTATTCCTTCCTGGGTCCCAAAGGGATCCCTGTCAGTCACACTGCTAATGGTAACCCAGAgccaagaagaagaggagatctGAAAGCTGGATTCAGACTGACGGAGGAAGAGTGGGACATGAATGACAGCAATCTGAAACAACGTAAAGTAAGCTTCACAGAGAAGGTCGACTACCAGGACGTCACGACAGAAACGCAGACAGTGTATGACAGCTTCCTCGAGGACAGTCCGACAATGGTAGAGGAAGGGATGGATCCGTCCAGCATTTTTGACAGTTGCGATGAGGACAGCGATTGTGAATCACTGACTCAA CAGGTGACCAAGGAGAATGCCACTGTGTCCTCTCCAAAGGAATCTGACTCTCTCTGTCAGAGAAGAAAGAATGTAGGTGAAGGGAAAGAGGATAAAAAGTCATGGATTGATCCACCAGAAGAACCCAAAACCGTCGCTATGACCCAGGCCGAGATTGAGAGCTGTATGCAGACGTACGAG GACACGCTTCAGGACTACCAGGAAATGTTCATTCAGTTCGGCTACGTGGTGCTCTTCTCCTCAGCGTTTCCCCTGGCGGCCATGTGTGCTCTTATCAACAACATCATCGAGATCCGCAGCGACGCCCTGAAGCTCTGTACCGGCCTGCGGAGACCTTTCGGACAGAGGGTGGAGAACATTGGACAATGGCAG ACTGCAATGGAGGCCATGGGTGTGATAGCCATTTTAGTTAACTGTTACCTGATTGGTCAGTGTGGGCAGCTACAGCGTCTCTTCCCCTGGTTGAGTCCTGAGATGACCATCATCTCCATCGTCTTACTGGAG CACTTTGCAATCCTCCTAAAGTACATCATCCATGTTGCCATCCCTGATATCCCTGGCTGGGTAGCAGAAGAAATGGCCAAGCTAGAGTACCGACGAAGGGAAGCTTTCAAG CATGAGCAGCAGGCTCAGCAGCACTTCCAACAGCAGCTCAGACGCCGTCGTGAAGAGGAAGAGCTCCATCGTCAGGCTGAGCTGCAGGCCGAGGCCCGTCAGGAGAGCGACTATCACAAGGCAGACGCtcagcaccagcaccaccacgACAAAACGCCGGGAGGCAAGCCAGGGGACAAGCCCAAGAGACCCAGCTCTCTGCTGGGAAACAACAATGTGATGAAGCTAAAGCAGATTATCCCTCTCCAGGGGAAGTTCTCGTCTGGCACGTCACGCTCACCAGCCCAGTCCCCAACAGGTGGTGAGGCAAAGCTGCCAGGATTTCTGAAGTTCTTGAAGTCGCCTGAGGTGAAAAAGGAGCCAGCAGTGGCAGTTGGAGGAACCCCAGGTTCAACAGTGAGCTCATCGGTGCCCCCTAGTGGCCAGGAGAGGTCACAGTCCCCTAACAGGACATTCAGTCCTGGGAAGCTGTTTAGTTTTAGCAAATCAGAGGggactgtggtgtgtgtgaatgggacACAACCAACGATGCAGCCTGCTAACACTCAGCTGAACAGAGCTGACTTAAACACATCCCTGGAGGAATTGCCTTCCAATGAGTCAGATAGAGGAGAATCAAGACCGCTGACTGATTTAGAAAACTCTGGCTCAAAGAGTTAA
- the ano8a gene encoding anoctamin-8 isoform X4: protein MQAASTGAADTDATVNSSSSSSSSSSSSTTDFDGSDGAGERMERTVPTSDQQDRTNNHQQQQQQQQQTSLSPSAVLDKLFGKRLLQARHYIMSRKSWLKMVPTENCDILMTFPDAIDDHTLLWLLNQIRVGIPQVSIQVRQHKHTQTHAFFITTTFESLLRGAEQMGMHKAVKPHFGGGMRRFSCDEDNIYENIESELCFFTSQERQSIIKYWLDNLRAKQGEVLHNIHFLEGQPIIPELVARGVIHQMFPLHEQRILNQLMTSWVQAVCERQPLDDICDYFGVKIGMYFAWLGFYTNSMLYPAVIGFLLWILAEADQTSQDICCVVFALFNVVWATLFLERWKRREAELAYRWGTLDTPAESLEEPRPQFRGVKRCSPITGCEEFYYPPWKRALFRWLVSLPICLLCLCFVFLAMLLCLELQEVVMEIQELPSITRFIPKILLALTVSVCDEVYKKIAYWLNDMENYRLQSAYENNLIIKMVFFEFINSYLSLFYIGFYLKDMERLKEMLATLLIFRQFLQNIKEVLQPYLYEQNKLGVFTPKVLWELLQAIMLKYGRLALGKAQASMTAYSFLGPKGIPVSHTANGNPEPRRRGDLKAGFRLTEEEWDMNDSNLKQRKVSFTEKVDYQDVTTETQTVYDSFLEDSPTMVEEGMDPSSIFDSCDEDSDCESLTQQVTKENATVSSPKESDSLCQRRKNVGEGKEDKKSWIDPPEEPKTVAMTQAEIESCMQTYEDTLQDYQEMFIQFGYVVLFSSAFPLAAMCALINNIIEIRSDALKLCTGLRRPFGQRVENIGQWQTAMEAMGVIAILVNCYLIGQCGQLQRLFPWLSPEMTIISIVLLEKHEQQAQQHFQQQLRRRREEEELHRQAELQAEARQESDYHKADAQHQHHHDKTPGGKPGDKPKRPSSLLGNNNVMKLKQIIPLQGKFSSGTSRSPAQSPTGGEAKLPGFLKFLKSPEVKKEPAVAVGGTPGSTVSSSVPPSGQERSQSPNRTFSPGKLFSFSKSEGTVVCVNGTQPTMQPANTQLNRADLNTSLEELPSNESDRGESRPLTDLENSGSKS, encoded by the exons ATAAATTGTTTGGGAAGCGTCTTCTGCAGGCCCGACACTACATTATGTCTCGGAAGTCCTGGCTGAAGATGGTGCCCACTGAAAACTGTGATATCCTGATGACATTCCCAG ATGCAATAGATGACCACACTCTGCTGTGGCTCCTGAATCAGATTCGCGTTGGAATCCCACAAGTCAGCATTCAGGTTCGACAGCATAAACACACCCAGACGCACGCGTTCTTCATCACGACAACGTTCGAGAG cTTACTGCGGGGAGCAGAGCAGATGGGCATGCACAAGGCCGTCAAACCGCATTTTGGTGGCGGGATGCGGCGTTTTTCCTGTGATGAAGACAACATCTATGAGAACATAGAGAGCGAGCTCTGCTTTTTTACATCACAG GAGCGTCAGAGCATCATAAAGTATTGGCTGGACAACCTGCGAGCCAAACAGGGGGAGGTGCTTCACAACATTCACTTCCTGGAGGGACAGCCAATCA TTCCAGAGTTAGTGGCTCGAGGGGTGATCCATCAAATGTTTCCCCTTCATGAGCAGAGGATCCTCAACCAGCTGATGACATCTTGGGTCCAGGCCGTGTGTGAAAGGCAGCCCCTGG ATGATATCTGTGACTACTTTGGAGTGAAGATCGGCATGTATTTTGCCTGGCTGGGTTTCTACACTAACTCCATGCTTTACCCTGCTGTCATTGGCTTTCTGCTCTGGATACTCGCAGAGGCTGATCAG ACCAGTCAGGATATCTGCTGTGTGGTTTTTGCCCTCTTCAACGTTGTGTGGGCGACATTGTTTCTGGAGCGCTGGAAGAGGCGAGAGGCAGAGCTGGCCTACAGGTGGGGAACCCTGGACACCCCCGCTGAGTCTTTGGAGGAGCCCAGGCCACAGTTCAGG GGCGTGAAGCGCTGCAGTCCCATTACGGGCTGTGAGGAGTTCTACTACCCGCCCTGGAAAAGAGCTTTGTTCAGATGGCTGGTCAGCCTGCCCATctgcctcctctgtctctgttttgtcttcCTCGCTATGCTCCTCTGCCTGGAACTGCAG GAAGTGGTGATGGAGATTCAAGAGCTACCTAGTATCACAAGATTCATTCCTAAGATACTTTTGGCGCTTACTGTAAGCGTATGTGATGAAGTCTATAAGAAGATTGCCTACTGGCTTAATGATATGG AGAACTACAGACTTCAGAGTGCCTACGAGAACAATCTTATCATCAAGATGGTTTTT tttgaatTCATCAATTCTTACCTTAGCCTTTTCTACATCGGTTTCTACCTCAAGGACATGGAGCGACTTAAGGAG ATGCTAGCCACTCTACTGATCTTCCGCCAGTTCCTACAGAACATCAAAGAGGTCCTCCAGCCTTATCTCTATGAGCAAAACAAGCTGGGTGTCTTCACCCCAAAGGTGCTGTGGGAGCTACTGCAAGCCATCATGCTCAAATATGGCCGCCTGGCTCTGGGAAAGGCCCAAGCTTCAATGACAGCCTATTCCTTCCTGGGTCCCAAAGGGATCCCTGTCAGTCACACTGCTAATGGTAACCCAGAgccaagaagaagaggagatctGAAAGCTGGATTCAGACTGACGGAGGAAGAGTGGGACATGAATGACAGCAATCTGAAACAACGTAAAGTAAGCTTCACAGAGAAGGTCGACTACCAGGACGTCACGACAGAAACGCAGACAGTGTATGACAGCTTCCTCGAGGACAGTCCGACAATGGTAGAGGAAGGGATGGATCCGTCCAGCATTTTTGACAGTTGCGATGAGGACAGCGATTGTGAATCACTGACTCAA CAGGTGACCAAGGAGAATGCCACTGTGTCCTCTCCAAAGGAATCTGACTCTCTCTGTCAGAGAAGAAAGAATGTAGGTGAAGGGAAAGAGGATAAAAAGTCATGGATTGATCCACCAGAAGAACCCAAAACCGTCGCTATGACCCAGGCCGAGATTGAGAGCTGTATGCAGACGTACGAG GACACGCTTCAGGACTACCAGGAAATGTTCATTCAGTTCGGCTACGTGGTGCTCTTCTCCTCAGCGTTTCCCCTGGCGGCCATGTGTGCTCTTATCAACAACATCATCGAGATCCGCAGCGACGCCCTGAAGCTCTGTACCGGCCTGCGGAGACCTTTCGGACAGAGGGTGGAGAACATTGGACAATGGCAG ACTGCAATGGAGGCCATGGGTGTGATAGCCATTTTAGTTAACTGTTACCTGATTGGTCAGTGTGGGCAGCTACAGCGTCTCTTCCCCTGGTTGAGTCCTGAGATGACCATCATCTCCATCGTCTTACTGGAG AAGCATGAGCAGCAGGCTCAGCAGCACTTCCAACAGCAGCTCAGACGCCGTCGTGAAGAGGAAGAGCTCCATCGTCAGGCTGAGCTGCAGGCCGAGGCCCGTCAGGAGAGCGACTATCACAAGGCAGACGCtcagcaccagcaccaccacgACAAAACGCCGGGAGGCAAGCCAGGGGACAAGCCCAAGAGACCCAGCTCTCTGCTGGGAAACAACAATGTGATGAAGCTAAAGCAGATTATCCCTCTCCAGGGGAAGTTCTCGTCTGGCACGTCACGCTCACCAGCCCAGTCCCCAACAGGTGGTGAGGCAAAGCTGCCAGGATTTCTGAAGTTCTTGAAGTCGCCTGAGGTGAAAAAGGAGCCAGCAGTGGCAGTTGGAGGAACCCCAGGTTCAACAGTGAGCTCATCGGTGCCCCCTAGTGGCCAGGAGAGGTCACAGTCCCCTAACAGGACATTCAGTCCTGGGAAGCTGTTTAGTTTTAGCAAATCAGAGGggactgtggtgtgtgtgaatgggacACAACCAACGATGCAGCCTGCTAACACTCAGCTGAACAGAGCTGACTTAAACACATCCCTGGAGGAATTGCCTTCCAATGAGTCAGATAGAGGAGAATCAAGACCGCTGACTGATTTAGAAAACTCTGGCTCAAAGAGTTAA